From the Helianthus annuus cultivar XRQ/B chromosome 17, HanXRQr2.0-SUNRISE, whole genome shotgun sequence genome, the window GGTCAGTCACCCAAACAAAGAAGTTGTCTTCTCCGGCTGCCATGGCTTCAAGCAAAGGCATTGACCAATCGGAAGAGTTGTTAAGAAAAGTCATGTACTTAAGTTGTTGGGGTCCCAATTgattattttgtttttgttttagatgAGGTTAGGTGTATATGTATATTGTATTCCTGAATCCTGATACACATGATGTACAGCCTTCTTATTAATCAAAAGTAATTTTGATTATCAATAACAAGATTTTTGAACGATTGATGATTATTGGTTGGACCACCATAGTGGCATTGAGTGGTCGGATCTTAGGTCGTTTTTTCATAAAATTTCTTTTGACCATTTTTTTACAAGGACTACCATCTCATTATCAATTAAGATCGCATATCTATCTCCTTTGCCAAAATCCATTATTCAAGACTTGttccttgttttttttttttaaattggggATTTTGATGATAAAAGTCGGGGTTTGATTCCAGGGTTAGTTTTGATGATAAAAATTTGGGGATTTTGATGATAAAAGACGGTGGATCTGAGTTCAGAAGGTGATAGCCTCCTAGGGTTTCGAGCCAAGAGCTCTAGCTCCGGCGACTTTACACACTCGGATTATGACGGTGACCATGGAGTCCATTGGAAGCGTCGTTGGGTAGCGTTCTGAGATCTCTGATGTCAGTGGTTTATATTGGGCTGTGATTTTAAATATACTCACCAATTACGGTTAAACCCACTTCAGGTGTGACGGGCACCCTTACGGGTAGCGCTCCAGGTTTCGAACCCGGGAGGTAACACCGTCGTCACCCCACAGGTAGGCTGAGCGGGTTCCGTCCACGGGTAGACTTTGCCGCATTGAACAAGATGAAAAAGAGGAGTCgtcgtgtcacaccccaaaacaCGTCGAAGTGGAAATACAAACGTGCCGGTGACGGAGGTTGCTACCCATAAATATCTTAGTGGACGATATAATAATAATTTGGACATACCACTTAattaaaacatgaaattttaaAGTTTAACGTTTAAACATAGCCAcaactaggggtgttcatcgggttttttcttcgggtttcaggtttttcgggtcgggttgttcgggtttttctCTAAGAAAAATTGACCCGATAACCAACCCATTTTAAAATTCGGGTTAGTCGGGTTTGGGTTATTCGGGTTCGGGTTAGTTAAGGTCGGGTTATTCGGTTTTcgggtttagatgtaaaatgaaaatatatttttttttttacaaaatatcatCATAATTCATATTGTTACTTTAAAAATATCATGAAAGAcacatggctttatagcctagtgataggtcctgggttcgattcccacaaggggggttttcctatgtttattgggtttcctcctgaattggtgtggcattatgcctagtggagttggatatgatcgggtggttcctctggtggcacgatgatactccagtggtccgtcagtgatccaaatttgccgttaaaaaaaaaatatcatcAAAGTTCAAAGATTAGTTAACAATATGATATTATCATATTTAAAAGTcccaaaacttagtgttccatCTATTAAAGACTCCAAATCTAAAcacttttataagaaaaaaataataaatgttcGGGTTTTTTTTCGGGTTTCATGTTTCGGGTCGGGTTTTTCCGGTTTTTGGCCTggaaaaagtgacccgataaccgaaccatttaaagttcgggttggtcgggttcgggtttttcgggtattCTCTAATTCGGGTTCGGGTGGCTTTGAATTCAGGTTGGGTTTCgggttttggataaaaatgaacAGCCACAACCATCACAGTCTGATCCTTATGGATCTTAGTACATTCGTTCCCAAATTAGTTTTAAAAGTTTGTCTGAGACATTATTTAATAACCATTGCATCAACTACCACAAGACATGTCAAAATTCCTGAAGCTGAACTCATTTACCTGAAGAACGcgtaaaaatcaagtgtcaacacaaagaaACGATCTGGGAGTAATTACACGGCTCTCTAATCATTCGGTTTTCTGAAATTCGGCAACAAATTACATCTGTCTGTTTAATTAACTCCAAGTTAAATATTATCCATCTAGCATACAAAGTGTATTTAAAATGTAGTTGAAATAAAATTGTTATTTCAGTTATATACATAGAAGAATCTAATTATATTAGCATACTATATAAACAAATTTACAATGAAACTTTTGAATGCATGATTGGagataaataataaacaaaatatttttgaaatttatttccTACAATTACATTTCTAAGTTAgaggaatagtgccaggcagcttgcCTGGCTCTTCCCTATTGGTCCatctttttttaaatttaattttatttttagtttaaaattacgttttcgtcctttgtttaaaattacgtttttgcccccaactcaaaataaaattacaattttgcccctagctcaaaattacgcttttgccctcagttcaaaaactgacttttaattttgttcccaatttcaaattacggtttcgcccttcgtttaaaattacgtttttgcacccacttcaaaataaaatgttgttttttccctctagctcaaaattacgattctgccctcagctcaaaattacgtttttgcccacagttcaaaataaaattatgtttttccccctagctcaaaattatgattttgctctgagtttaaaattatgatttcgtcTCCAGTTCAAAATATAATTTATGATTTTTCCCTctgtacatacatacatgttatgagagagaaatattcggcttattgccccgcaacgcgggtgAGGCAAAAACTAGTTATTATACATTCGACAGATGAGTAGAAAACAAATGTTCGAAAAGGCCAAAAGAGTACGGTTTCAAATGCGTGTGTCGTTTTCTGTTGTATGGTGCATCCCCCTTGTATTACTAAAATAATAATTCACAAGAGATATGTGAAAGATAAAATATGATGACTCATAATGTAGTGTTCAAGCCTGTCCCATTTATACATCATATCCTTAACAACTAAAACCATTTTTCCCCTAGAAAACCATCAACCATAAGCCTACCGTTTCTGCTTCCAAAAAACTTGGTGCTATTCTACAGTTCTACCTAGTGGCGTCTATATATACCCGATTCTTATCTTGTGCTGCTTCATCAAACAAATCTTACAAACATTTTCAATAGTTAAAAAGTTTCAATTTCAAGATACAATGAGTTCGACATCGAGAGCATGGTTAGTGGCCGGTACCGTTGGATTGGTGGAGGCACTAAAAGATCAAGGGTTTGCACGGTGGAACTACACCATCAGAGCCATCCACCACCACGCTAAGTCTAATCTCCGTTCAGTCACCCAAACAAAGAAGTTGTCTTCGCCGGCTGCCTTGGCTTCAAGCAAAGGCATTGACCAATCAGAAGAGTCTTTGAGAAAAGTTATGTACTTGAGTTGTTGGGGTCCCAAttgaattaaatatatatatctaCTTTAAAGAAATCAACCTGGAGATGTAATTTATAGCTTGAAATCAACAAGCTCCATATGCTCAGTGGGTTTCTGGTCAGAGTTGATGTTGTCGTCAACGATTTTCCCGGTTGTATATGGATTTCAATATTATGTACGTACTCAAAGGAGTCAAAAATATGATGAATTGTATGTATGCATGATTATTGATTCAAATGAAATGAAGTTGCCATCTTTTTTTCTCGCCCAAAATAAGTATACAAAGCATGGTGATTAGATTTTAATAAATCATTTTAAACTATGAGCTTGGCATGTGCAACTAAACGAAAAATAACTTTGTATGCCTCCTAATAAATAATTTGGCTGTTTTTTTGTTGCAATCATAGTGGGTTGAAATTCTTTTGAAAGAGCACCGACTATGGATTGTTGTCGACCAATTTAACGGCAAAGCATGATACATATAAATTTGACACTTATGAAAGTCAGTTAAGCATGAGTCAGTTAACCTCCGGTTGTTCGAGTGGAAAATCATACGGTTATGGTAAACTAAGCTCGGTTATACAGGTTCCAAGCACGAATTCAAACGTTAGAAGCTAAAGATGGAGATATAAAAAGTTAGAAATATAGAGGTATAAAAGCTAAAAAACACAAAGCCACAAACATATAAGgctggttcggttttggttaaagTCGGTTCACGAAGACACATTAATCTTCATCACAAGCATAACCAAATGGTAATCTGATTCGCTTAACCACAACCGATTGGATTTGTTGGTTATGATTAATTATGGTTAGTTTTTTCGGCTAACGATTACGGTACGATGTTTGCTCTCCTAAACATACACCAAAGACCAAAAAAACTACGATCGGACAATGGGACTTGGTTGCTAATAATATTAATCCATTCTGTTTGTTCTTAAATCTTCATTCCATTCTGTTTGGTTGCTAAGAAACTGATGCAACCAAACTCAAGAATATATGCTAAGAAAAGAGATGCTCATGCTATGGCCATTATTCAACAGGCTGTTCATGATCATTTGTTTTCTCGAATTGCTGTTCCAAAGAAAGTTGGGATATTCTGAAGATGGAGTATCAAGGAGATACCCAAGTGAAAGCAATAAAATTGCAAGTATTAAGAAGAGAGTTCGAGAATCTCTCTATGAAAGACAATGAAACAGTCAGTAAATACTTCTCTCGGGATATGGGAAATGTGAGCCAGAAGAGAGCTTATGGGGAGATCATTACTGATCAAACCATTGTTGAGAAGATACTTCGAAGTTTATCTCCGAAGTTTGATCACATTGTTCCATCCATTGAAGTATCACTTGATCTATCTAAACTCACCCCTGTGAAGCTGATGGGTTCCTTGCAATCACAAGAAGAAAGAATAAATAGCATATCCCATGAGAAAACGGAAAAGTTTGAAGAACATGCCCTGCAGGTTATGCAAGAAGGAAACCGGCCTTCAAATGCACATGGCAGAGGACTTGGAGGTTTCAGAGGCCGGGGCAGAGGAAGAGGCCGGGGCAgaggtgtcacaccctggctttgcggaagcgtggttaatctggtgtgacttcttaataccatagcttaatcataacaaagctatatgaaagtaaaaccatgcaagatcatccattgattaagtttcaaaataaaagtaccacaacattgttttaaagtaccgacacatgcaacggaaattacaacctacTAACATAAAGACATTGTTCAGGACTTAAAACCACAACCATAAAGTAGACGTAGTTTAAAAGCGGTGGctcgtccaggaaagagccacgacccctaaacttggatgaccttatttctTTTACGCAACGAGAAAACGTATCATACCATGCCAAatccttaattacctgaaatacatgtaagttggaaaaatcaacaaaaattgttgagcaagttcatgtgtagtgagtaagtaaaaacctttgtaagtataaaatcttggtatgtagcaaataaggaaaaagagatcaccaatggtttgcaaggccattgatatgtgtgaaatgcaagtaggaaggctcaaacctagcagacttatgcgctgggtacaaagtcatcccgaggtccgttatgctgggcctgggactgggctcgctacacccaaatagatctatcgctcctgcccctcggtcctaccctgaggattaatgacctcaagtttccgcctacccagttcacatgatctaaataacaaccctccttacgctaaccataccatataagaaatatttgtaaacatagtaacatgtatttcacccccgcagtttagaaaactgaaaacagttaagagaaaaaggggacatgaactcacagcggtgcgtctctaccaagtatactccaaatcaagcagctgagcaacgacctacatgtactaattctattagacggacggccgtgccttagctttatggtttaagtttttgggaaatagttagacaactatttcgtgtttacttttcgtatatacttggtaatcattctccttcccaaggatgggggatttaatacatgtgcgctcgaaatatattattaagtcttacttaatatatatttatttctaattccaaaatataaatatttttctcaaaaatattatattttcacttcacatcattttccccaaaaataatacgttgacaaaatacgcgttcataaatatttccgtataatgcgtaagttacgttttaacgatcgagtggtaataataattaccggtgtaacttatatatttattgtgaaagcgttcgtattattttggattcgttaacgttcgaaaatattatttttactctaaaaataatatttatgtatttttcacaaaataatcataaacacgcaTCAAGTGATTTATGAAAATGTATATATCAGATATATATTactaagttttattttgtgaaatcccacctccgatattttgtaaataaagtcgtggcgaaacttatattttgaaaacatgtcgaaaggtatttctaacacttatagtgtaaataattctaagtgttaggtttttggaaaaatttcgccagagtttcctctgtaactggaggtggccacgctttcaagcgtatcattttcttttacaaaccaattcaacaacttctttattcattcaaaacaatttccgacacaacaaactagttaacaattatgtaaatcgcataaatttcatgaacttgtgatttactcaaaatacgaagtaaatctcattacttttagcggatctttatataagttagtccggtttcgtaaaaaccttaCTTTTAAAGAATTTTCGTCTtcacaacttcccgtcatcttttacaaaattgttattttgtcaaaacttttgtgctacacaagtgcttacacacttgtgtgttctaaaaattatacttgtaagtgtaagatccgtttttagaaaacatgatttctttgatacgtggttctttgaaaataccacttgcagatacgtagatctgctagttttaaatactatttcacaagtaaaacgcttttatacaagttcatgatttgtgtgtggtagagtttcaccctttaacccttgtttcattcaaaacaaccttatgtcatgatccatgatcatgaccaacccgggttaaatgatgatccgagctaccccaacatagatcgggtccaaataaccacacaaaataaatactacaacatttacacaacttatgagcttttaaccatctttccttgcatttttagtagacttttatatgtcatcttgtaagattacgagttttaGCCGTTACATAAcattttaaccatcttaaaatagttcgagaaggtgatttaagtaacataccactagctcggggctaggggagaatctaagcgcaaaatgagaggataaaagctagcgaatgaggtccttcaagctccgagtgcaccaagccttcttatgcgggATCCTCGACACTAGAATGAGCTTGGAATGTGATGATGGAAGTCGAATGATGGAGGGTTGAAAGAGGGGTGCTTGGCCGTGAGCTtgtagagagggaaagagagagtgTTGTGGTGTAATGTTAAGTGAATGTTCATGTGTGCCATCTCATGTTCTTATAGACAATTGCAAGATTATGGTCCAAAGGTTTAAGTGCCTTCTAGATATTAGACAAgtgaaaataaaataattaaaatagtACAAGGTATGTCCCCCTTGTTGGGGACGGTttctaaagggggggggggtagctAGTTCATTTTCAACTAATTAGTTAGTTATCAGTTAGGTTAATTAGGTTAGTTAAgtattaacccggttagttgtgcgtagtgctttatggcgggtgttagggcattcagggaccctaactggttcAGAAAAAGGTAAATAATGTTTATGgccatattttcatgttccgggtaaagtccggttgttcggttggatagtaatccgttaaagtgcttaacaaagcttttaagtgtcgttaataccctttttagtgacacaacttattcccgacgctttggaaagtgtctagtaatatttttcccatgttttggcactttattagctaacCAAttgctgaattgttaattaaagtgctgtgctttgtgcttagtgtacgttttaggcacatccgatcactgtacttattcctagagacgcagttctacaacccttgtatccctacactcactactagtgtagtaaaacaTTTTTGGCACATACAGGCCTTAGaagcagtgtctgcctgatgctgactataacagcacgttcaataggttatccgttcattgtgctactctgcttttggtgcatcaaggttgtcactaaggtGCTGTAAGCAAAACATGGAGTGACAGCAAGTAAAGTATGATGTAAGTAAGTACATGTAtcagcattcaagtagcagtctatccataaattcaagtaagcacagtaattaagcagtaatcaATTATTAATTAGGTCGTCCGgaaacctggtttagtgagggtcgTCACAAGAGGAAGATCACTTGATAGAAGTAAAGTACCCCAATGTTATACATGCAAGAAGTATGGTCATTTGTCCAAGGATTGTTGGTATAATGAAGATGCTCAGGTCAATATAATTGTTGAACCAGTGGAACCAAAAGAAAACAACAGCAATAGTGAGGATCAATACTTGTTTATGGCAGTTATATCTGAACAAGAAGCCAACAATATGTGGTTTCTTGATTCAGGATGTTCCAATCATATAACAGGCTCCAAGGTCAGTTTTGTTGAACTTGATGAAACCTTTAAAATGAATGTTCAATTGGGAAATAAAAAGACACTTGTAGTTGAAGGAAAAGGTGTTGTTCGAATTTATACTGGCCCAAACTCATATAAATTGCTTAGTGATGTGTATTATGCTCTAACTTTGGAGTATAATCTGCTGAGTGTGGGACAGCTCATGAGGAAAGGTTATTCTTTGTTGTTTAAGGGCCGTGACTGCACCATTAAGAATCAAGGAGCTGAGTTGATGAAAATTCATGTTTCTACTAACAATATGTTTGTTGTGGATGCTTCAAAGGCTGAATCCAACACTCCCAATCAGTCATCACTGCTTCAAGTATGGCACAAGAGATATGGACACTTAAATTGGGATAGTTTAAAGTTGTTGCATGAGAAAGCTATGGTTTCTGGTTTACCTCAGATTAAAGGCACAAGCATCTGTGAAGGGTGCATTCTAGGCAAGCAGATCAGGCTACCTTTCAAATCCACTTCCTGGAGAGCTACAAAGAAATTGGAACTGGTGCATGCCGATCTATGTGGTTTTACATAAGTGCTTCCTCTTTAACAACATTCATACACCAAtgcaagcatctgaataaacaataaacaatctatacaaatcaaagacaaaatcaaaagctacaaacatatcaaacaaattTCATAAAATCATTTTATAACCTTGATCACATTCGGAAGCTCGACCAACGAACTCAGGACTTCAACACCAAATAATAAATCCAgcaagatctacctgaagaacatttagcatCCAAACTTTCAgttcatgataaaaagaaaaaatcaaaTGCATCAtaatcaaaagctacaaacatatcaatcatatttcatagaatcatgatttattttaaacacacacagacattacctcttcatcaataaagttgagatccattttataaccttgatcACATTCGGAAGCTCGGCCAACGAACCCAAGACTTCAACACCAAACAACAAATCCAgcaagatctacctgaagaacatttagcatATAAACTCTCATCtgtcatgataaaaagaaaaattcaaaaaatatcATAATCAAAAGCTAAAAACATATCAAACAAATTTCATAAAATAATTTTATAACCTTGACCACATTCGGAAGCTTGGCCAACGAACTCAGGACTTCAacaccaaataacaaatccaGCCAGATCTACCTGAAGAGCATTCAGCATACAAACTTTCAgttcatgataaaaagaaaaaaatcaaaaaatatcatactcaaaagctacaaacatatcaatcaaatttcatagaatcatgatttattttaaacacacacagacattacctcttcatcaataaagttgagatccattttataaccttgatcACATTCGGAAGCTCGGCCAACGAACCAAAGACTTCAacaccaaataacaaatccagcaagatctacctgaagaacatttagcatACAAACTTTCAGTTCATGATAAaaggaaaaaaatcaaaaaaaatatcaaaaatatctatttttaaaCTACCATTGAAATCTATGGTAAATGCACCGCCTCTCTCGTCTTCATCCTCTTCTCTATATCTACAGTTTTAGAAATAGAGAGTTGAGAGAGTGTAGACAGAGAGATTGAAATGGGTTTTTGAAATTATGATCGACTTTGAATTTGGGTTTGAATTtatatttgagagagagagaagaattgAAGCTCTAATGACATTAAATGTAAATTACATATCCCTATGaagttttaaatttcaaattaccCTCCCATTTTAATGAGCATTAGTCGTTTGAAATTTCAATGAACATCAGCGGTTTCATAATTGAATGTGGGCCAgacttttgaaattaaaagttgGGGCAGTGGTTTGGATGGCAGATCTTTGAAATTATGATGTCACTATGCTTCCTCTATCGCTGCCACCTCATCGCagatgacataagaaaagccttgttggacatgctttcaagctgacacatcagcttttcttatgtcacttggatttctccttttatagaaagtatagatagattccGTCCAAAGGATCAATCAGTTCAAGACATGTGCATGGCATGGAATAAATGGGAAAGGAAAATAGTTTTAACACCCTCACATGTTATGTACATGGCTTGAACTAACTTAGTCTTTAGATGGAGTTAAGTGTAAATGAAGCAATGTGACAAAGTTTTAAATAAAGCATAACGAGTGAAAGTAGAAGTTTTAAAGCAGTTAATCTATAATTAAGGCTTGCAAAAAGGACAATGATTGTACGTTTGTGTagttagaccatgcgtagtcgttagatgaataatgcccccaccctggGGCGTTTTCTGTCATGTgtcagtccagtcagcatggggtaATTATTGGGCGTTATTgtaaaagtggcgtagtgggaataatgcccaataacgccccttccaatcatatcacaattatttttttttaattaaaaacttaaaatacttcattaaattaaGTAAAAAAATTACATTGCAAAATTTTTGGTTTTATGAAAGATCCAAATCAGAcatttaataaacaaaactttagTGACTGATTTAGcatttttgaaacttgaaatattaaaggttttaaagtttaaatccttttttttaaatacaatCAAAGTGCAGGGACTGAATGTGCAAAATCACCTTCTTCTTCCTTTGTCACCCACAACAACCTGCAACTTAAACCTTCAAAAAAAAACCTTTGCCAAAATCTAATTATCCACACACAAAtattatttcttttgttttttttaattaaaactaattATACACACATGGCAAGGTCTTATTGGGCAAACAAATGAAGTTTCGGCGTGTTTCAAATCACGCTAGGGGGGCTTTTTTGCTAAATAACGCCGGAAAACGGCCGGCGGGGGTGGGGACCGGGCGTTTTGGGGCGTGTTTGAGGGGGAAAACGCCAAAATGTTggccactacgggtggtcttataaATTGATAAATTAACTACTGTTTAACCCCCTCGTTTCAGGGTATAGGTTGTAAGACTGTGATAGATAGTAAGCAAACAACAAAAATGGAAAAATCGTAAAACAAAAACGTTAAGTTATACCTCCACATGATGTTAAACGTAGACAAAATCAAACACGAACTTATGCCGTGAGCTAACGTAAAAAGTAGAAAAACTCGAATTTATAACTATAACGATAAAACTTTAAATTAAAGATAAAACTTATGATTCCAATAATTTAACATAAAATATGAGAGAGTGCAAATGAAAACCAACGAATAACTAAAAAAACCTCACATTCCATCATTCCAATTCTCTTTGGGGTGAAAAAAGAGATAAATTAAAGGGTAACAATTATagattatatattattatatattatatattatatattatatatatatatatattgttggtgaaggacgatgaatagtaactttatttttataataatatatattgtttttttgttattttttatttaatatgttataataatttattattatatttacttctaagaacatatatttttttccttttttaaaaccatatatttcctttaccattcttttaagggtaaattacacttttcgtcctttatgtttgtagcagGTTGCAATGGGTGACATTTAACTTTAACaattacagtcacaatcattTATTTGCAAAACATAACCTATGTGAGGGCAAAACAGTCATTTAATACAAAAAAAAGAATGTCAAAATTTAAGAACTTATATTAGTTATAAACCTAAACCATCATCACCctgtactctctctctctctacatgtGCAAATTATCCTGTTCACAAATCAATCACAACAAGGAAAGCACAACCTACAGTTCACTAAACATACACAAAACTAAAATTAGAGTTTATAATATCAATATCATTTCAGCCGTTAATGTATCTTTATTGCTGACATCTTTAACGTCAAGCTCCTTTGACGGAGGTTGCAAAATGTTGTTAGATTCCGACGGAATATTCGATTCATCCGTCAACGAATTCTCATTTTTAGTTGAGAAGAACCCGAGGTTCGATCCAAAGCTACGAAAGGGAGAATTGATGATTTTGGAGTTAGGTGCGGAAGGTGATGATCGATTAGGGTATAAGAGGTGACGAACAAGGATTTTGTTGAATAAAGCTCGTCTCATGATTTCACGTCTTTTGTATTCCAATGATTTCACTACCCTTTTTTTGGGTAGATTCGTCTTTTTGGGTGAAATCCCCTTTCGAGGGGCTGGATCTTGATGGTGGTGGGACTATGGCGGTCAATGGTTATGGTGATGATGTCGGTGGTCGACGGTGTTAGCGGGCGGTGGTGGTGGCCTGATGATGATGGTTGGAGAAGTGGTAtgtagagagagagggagagagag encodes:
- the LOC110923192 gene encoding uncharacterized protein LOC110923192, which translates into the protein MSSTSRAWLVAGTVGLVEALKDQGFARWNYTIRAIHHHAKSNLRSVTQTKKLSSPAALASSKGIDQSEESLRKVMYLSCWGPN
- the LOC110923854 gene encoding uncharacterized protein LOC110923854, coding for MEYQGDTQVKAIKLQVLRREFENLSMKDNETVSKYFSRDMGNVSQKRAYGEIITDQTIVEKILRSLSPKFDHIVPSIEVSLDLSKLTPVKLMGSLQSQEERINSISHEKTEKFEEHALQVMQEGNRPSNAHGRGLGVEPKENNSNSEDQYLFMAVISEQEANNMWFLDSGCSNHITGSKVSFVELDETFKMNVQLGNKKTLVVEGKGVVRIYTGPNSYKLLSDVYYALTLEYNLLSVGQLMRKGYSLLFKGRDCTIKNQGAELMKIHVSTNNMFVVDASKAESNTPNQSSLLQVWHKRYGHLNWDSLKLLHEKAMVSGLPQIKGTSICEGCILAVNVSLLLTSLTSSSFDGGCKMLLDSDGIFDSSVNEFSFLVEKNPRFDPKLRKGELMILELGAEDSSFWVKSPFEGLDLDGGGTMAVNGYGDDVGGRRC